The genomic DNA CCGTCAGCCTGTGTGTGATCGCCCGGGACGAGGAGGCCACGATCGGAATGGCCATCAAGTCCGTGTTGGCGTTGGTGGATGAAGTGATCGTGGTGGACACCGGCTCGCGCGACAACACGCGCATCATCGCCGAAGGGTACGGCGCCCGCGTCGTGGACGTGCCCTGGGAGGACGACTTCTCCGCCGTCCGCAACACCGCCCTGTCCGAAGCCAGCTGCGACTGGGTGCTCGTGCTCGACGCCGACGAGTACCTGCAGCCGGTGCGTCCGGTCGAGTTCCAGCGGCTGCTGCACGATCCGGCGGCGGCCGGTTATCGGCTGCGCATGGTGAGCGCCGACGTGACCGATCTCGAGAAGCGCGAGAACCGCGTGCGCCTGTTCCGCAACGCCCCGGAAGTGCGCTACCAGTACCCGATCAACGAGCGCATCATGCCCGCCCTGGCCGAGTGGGCCGTCCTGAACGGCCTGAAGATCCTCGAATCCGACCTGGCCGTCACCCACGAACCCCGTGATGACGAGAACCGCACCCGCAAGCGTGAGCGCAACCTGCGGATCCTGCGCAAGGCCGTGGTGAGCTTCCCCGAGGAACCCTACTTCCCCTACCAGCTCGCCTGCGAGGTCCTGGTCATGCTCGACGGCGAGGTGCTGCCGGTCTCGGGCATCAACGGGGCCCTGGCGAACCTGCACACCGCCTGGCAGAAGGCGCGCAGCTTCGCACTCGAGCGCCAGCGCCGGCTGCCCTGGCTCGCCGACCTCGGCGCCCGCATCGTCTCGGCGCTGCTGGCCCTCGACCGCGTCGAGGATGCCCGCACCGTGGTCGAGCAGGTCCGTGCGGTCTTTCCCGACCATCCGCAGGCGCTCCTGCAGTCGGTGGCGGTGACCTGCCGCATGCTCGAGGCGAACGAGGAGCAGTGGGCGGCGGTGTCGGCGTCCGGGCTCGTGGCCGGGGCGCGGTCCGATCTGCAGCGTCTCCTCGCCGGCGACACCGACTCGGGCGGCAGCGCGGTCGACCGCCGCGTCCGCGACCTCTATCCGCTGCGCTACCTCGGCGAACTGGCTCTCATGGAGGGGCACGTCAGCGACGCGGTGGGCCTATTCGAGCAGGCGCTCAGCCTCGATCCGGCCTACAGCGCCGCCTGGCTCGGCATGGCCGAGTGCTCCCGCTTCGCCGGCGACCGCAAGCGGGCCCTCAAGCTCTACCTGCGCACCATCACCGAGAACGCCAACAACCATCGGGCGTGGATCCGCGGCTGCGACCTCATGCGCGAGACCGGCTTCCACGACAACGCCGACAGCTGGTGGCGCAAGGTCGTCGACACCTTCCCCGAGCATCCCGCGGTTGCGGCGTACTACAAAATGGCCGAGACTGGACAGCCGGCTCCCTACGCCCACGTCTGAGCCGCGCCCGTCCGGTGCGGCCGACGCCACCACCCCGGGGGATGAACATGACTCCTGACGACCAAGCAGCGGCCCGCCCTGCCCTGGAGAGCAGCCGCCGGATCTTCGTCAACCGCAATCTCCGCATGGCGTCCATCGCGGCGATCGGGTTCGACATGGACCACACGCTCGCCGTCTACCGGACCGAGCCCTTCAACAAGCTCACCTTCGACATGGCCATCGAGTCCCTGATCCGCGATGCCGACTACCCGTCGGCGATCCGCGAGGTGGTCTGGGATCCGGACGGCGCCATCCGCGGCCTCTGCGTCGACAAGAAGCAGGGCAACGTCCTGAAGATCGACGGCTACAACCACATCTCCCGTGCCCGCCACGGCCTCGAGTTCCTGGAGAAGGACGAGAAGAAGGCCCAGTACCCGCGGGCGCGCATCCGCATCGGCAAGGACCGCTACCGCATCTTCGACACCCTCTTCGACATGCCCGAAGGCATCCTCTATGCCGGGCTCGTCGACCTGAAGGACCGCGAGGAGGGGCTGCTGCCCGTCTCCTACCGCCAGCTCTACGACGACATCCGCGGCGCCGTCGACACCATGCACGCCGACGGCAGCCTCAAGGCGCGCATCACCGCCGACCTCGGCGCGTACTTCGAGCGCGACCCGGATCTCGTGCCGACCCTGCGCAAGTTCCGCCAGGCCGGCAAGAAGCTCTTCCTGCTGACGAACTCCGAGGTCGAGTACACCGGTGCGGTCATGGATTTCCTCGTGGGCGGCCCGCGCGGCAGCTGGGAGGATCTCTTCGATCTCGTGGTGTGCTTCGCCCGCAAGCCGGGGTTCTTCGTGGCCCGCGGCGACGGGGAGCCCGTGCCCGCGGGCGTCCACGCCACCATGCCGAACCGGTCGGGCCGCTGTTTCGTCGGCGGCGACAGCTTCTTCCTCGAACGCGAGATCGGCGCCGCGGCCGACGAGATCATCTACTTCGGCGACCACACCTACGGCGACATCCTGCGCAGCAAGAAGAGCGTCGGCTGGCGCACGGCCATGATCGTGCCCGAGGTGGCCGACGAGGTGGCGGCCCTCGGCCCGCTGCGCGACCAGTGGCGCCAGCTCGCCGTGGTCGAGACGCGCCTCGAGGACCTGGTCACGGCCCAGGACGAGCTGCGCGAGGCGGGCGTCGCTGCGCCCGGCGTCGCCGAGCGCCTGGCGGCTCTCGAGGCGTCCGTGCGCGAAGCGCTCGGACAGCGGGCGCGCCTGCAGCGCAGCCTGCGCGCGGTGCAGAATCCCATCTGGGAATCGCTGTTCCGCGAAGGCCGCGCCGCCAGTCGTCTGGGGCGTCAAATCATGGAAT from bacterium includes the following:
- a CDS encoding glycosyltransferase, which encodes MKRKTVSLCVIARDEEATIGMAIKSVLALVDEVIVVDTGSRDNTRIIAEGYGARVVDVPWEDDFSAVRNTALSEASCDWVLVLDADEYLQPVRPVEFQRLLHDPAAAGYRLRMVSADVTDLEKRENRVRLFRNAPEVRYQYPINERIMPALAEWAVLNGLKILESDLAVTHEPRDDENRTRKRERNLRILRKAVVSFPEEPYFPYQLACEVLVMLDGEVLPVSGINGALANLHTAWQKARSFALERQRRLPWLADLGARIVSALLALDRVEDARTVVEQVRAVFPDHPQALLQSVAVTCRMLEANEEQWAAVSASGLVAGARSDLQRLLAGDTDSGGSAVDRRVRDLYPLRYLGELALMEGHVSDAVGLFEQALSLDPAYSAAWLGMAECSRFAGDRKRALKLYLRTITENANNHRAWIRGCDLMRETGFHDNADSWWRKVVDTFPEHPAVAAYYKMAETGQPAPYAHV
- a CDS encoding HAD-IG family 5'-nucleotidase; the encoded protein is MTPDDQAAARPALESSRRIFVNRNLRMASIAAIGFDMDHTLAVYRTEPFNKLTFDMAIESLIRDADYPSAIREVVWDPDGAIRGLCVDKKQGNVLKIDGYNHISRARHGLEFLEKDEKKAQYPRARIRIGKDRYRIFDTLFDMPEGILYAGLVDLKDREEGLLPVSYRQLYDDIRGAVDTMHADGSLKARITADLGAYFERDPDLVPTLRKFRQAGKKLFLLTNSEVEYTGAVMDFLVGGPRGSWEDLFDLVVCFARKPGFFVARGDGEPVPAGVHATMPNRSGRCFVGGDSFFLEREIGAAADEIIYFGDHTYGDILRSKKSVGWRTAMIVPEVADEVAALGPLRDQWRQLAVVETRLEDLVTAQDELREAGVAAPGVAERLAALEASVREALGQRARLQRSLRAVQNPIWESLFREGRAASRLGRQIMEFACIYTGRVSNFLHYPADKFFARPVEILPHERWARPEA